One Oenanthe melanoleuca isolate GR-GAL-2019-014 chromosome 3, OMel1.0, whole genome shotgun sequence DNA segment encodes these proteins:
- the PCARE gene encoding photoreceptor cilium actin regulator: MGCTPSRSEIAGTAERSGVKALNKPKTVLPIDSRDKGIPLLVKGSSCYNIDEYGIQRKDYVEEEEEDELSGPDKNDNSKLSSKSHSDSQISREDKKIERMATDAEVIMSELIESQKHITESIEIRKQTSCESEASAFIWDDKNESSSKQVPKKGKKKKTHKLAKQGQPNKSKEKSMQAPCETEKKVDFPEVLVKAHQSAYAYLHPNLSKYEAILHMANQATQTQLFLQQMISFLVLRFDEINQLLEEIANDGESLLKDVGGSLAWPAEKDDLKEHPDLLQQLLQYTVNKMQLVSGMLASLTSNALQETCSYLQSAASNLEGKLKAKQSFDEHLLRTVKLLEASTVGPSQSHGDDRTLCSEDSGIGVDNESLKEFSALSQHGGQPSDSCTQGHPSRKHAGTAERGNGGTASGGTAASHGSALGRHFKGVFHSSVQSREAASCQGGVAEGTSTMPQYANLSKSSYNALQSGSAQEGERFKICESTDFLSDEDEDDDDDEEESTLGEDDDSTSLSEMGKDALPRSLSSPALTDNIPRQSIKRTENVDTEEIILKMKDAISEKIKFVPAKSRRKEWIEDESGRAVLAKRPSTAIGRQRKFGKQRRSRSEESLRSQAEDPTLLELQRTQKELSKRLEMLCGKDLANNLELWKSRTAPYLQNEQITSRSSRKLKAGLSKNFSILPNQDKVPLLTSDQNPVLPVNEKRVREPVTATVPTQETPGGKENGPAGAQMLSGSSCTSRQSVKKLIETFSPSGDLAKTTPLRSLGPIKCIRKFGLPVIPPTTPFQRGLAPLNRISPVEDTNTNNVSSSFPNAFLPAPPAELSKKDTKEETSEDIENLPPPPPEMLMDTSSENLSEPEETASREGNSSEDAKKITKPELHAAKRSQVSPKMKASLQSIDLLPSKNISGPSGVTNKGLRSSRPGDEKQHRYSLELNPTNVHIPSQEEILATQRKEAADLYKQTHKIIPLRNPSEASNPESSSSDSKSPRSPDLLRSSEKGSLFTRRVSPSRTAPSSPTEKLLFSPPAHHRHSLQAFSSTQPSSPTVQRKPSPPSSPRMPSPPLQKKLPSPPSQRKALSPPVGQKQSSPAAQRLAGSPAPSPSTPSPPASPSRSYRGPRAGLDAGDEHLLSPSKRSSNVRSIFCPATSSLFEARAPAAPSRGSAGVPSQLEAAAHSPKGSLLFRQPADRTRRLSLSASSPRPFVRRSSSDRRPGAQPHPPAPLTAASDPALNQASLEKSPRKAGDSWSSLETRESNRSASHPELYVVGQGLQRD; this comes from the coding sequence atgGGCTGCACACCTTCTCGCAGTGAGATTGCTGGTACTGCTGAAAGAAGTGGTGTTAAAGCTTTGAATAAACCCAAAACTGTTCTGCCAATTGATTCAAGAGATAAAGGAATCCCTCTGCTGGTTAAAGGTTCATCTTGCTACAATATTGATGAATATGGGATTCAGAGGAAGGACTATgtggaagaagaggaggaggatgaacTGTCAGGGCCGGATAAAAATGATAACTCAAAGTTATCTTCCAAGTCTCATTCAGATTCCCAGATTAGCAGGGAAGACAAGAAAATTGAGAGGATGGCCACAGATGCTGAAGTCATTATGTCTGAACTGATTGAGTCTCAAAAACACATCACTGAGTCCATAGAGATCAGAAAGCAAACCTCCTGCGAATCAGAAGCATCAGCTTTCATCTGGGATGACAAGAATGAAAGCAGCTCAAAGCAAGTCccaaagaaagggaagaagaaaaaaacccataagcTGGCAAAGCAAGGCCAACCCaacaaaagcaaagagaagTCCATGCAGGCCCCGTGTGAGACAGAGAAGAAGGTAGACTTCCCAGAAGTGCTCGTCAAGGCTCACCAGAGTGCATATGCCTACTTACACCCCAACCTCTCCAAGTATGAAGCTATTCTGCACATGGCCAACCAGGCCACCCAAACTCAGCTTTTCCTACAGCAGATGATCAGCTTCCTTGTGCTTCGCTTTGATGAAATCAACCAGCTCTTGGAAGAAATTGCCAACGATGGGGAAAGTCTTCTCAAAGATGTAGGTGGGAGTCTGGCATGGCCAGCAGAAAAGGACGATTTGAAGGAGCATCCAGATCTTCTGCAACAGCTACTGCAGTACACGGTCAACAAAATGCAGTTGGTGAGTGGGATGCTGGCCTCCCTCACGTCCAATGCCCTGCAGGAGACGTGCAGCTACCTGCAGTCTGCTGCAAGCAACCTGGAAGGCaagctgaaagcaaagcaaagctttgATGAGCACCTGCTGCGGACAGTAAAGCTGCTCGAAGCCTCGACCGTGGGGCCCTCTCAGTCCCACGGGGATGACAGGACTCTCTGTTCTGAGGACAGTGGCATTGGTGTGGACAATGAGTCCCTCAAAGAGTTCAGTGCTCTCAGCCAGCATGGAGGACAGCCAAGTGactcctgcacacagggacatccATCCCGAAAGCATGCTGGAACAGCGGAGCGTGGGAATGGGGGCACAGCGTCAGGGGGCACAGCTGCATCCCATGGCTCTGCTCTTGGAAGGCATTTTAAAGGCGTGTTTCATTCATCTGTGcaaagcagggaagcagctTCTTGTCAGGGTGGAGTAGCAGAAGGCACTTCTACCATGCCCCAATATGCAAACTTGAGCAAAAGTTCCTACAACGCCTTGCAGTCTGGTTCTGCTCAGGAAGGGGAACGTTTCAAAATCTGTGAATcaacagattttctttctgatgaggatgaggatgatgatgatgatgaagaagaGAGCACACTGGGGGAGGATGATGACAGCACAAGTTTATCAGAAATGGGGAAGGATGCTCTGCCAAGGTCCCTGTCTTCACCTGCACTCACTGATAACATTCCAAGGCAGTCCATCAAAAGGACAGAGAACGTAGacacagaagaaataattttgaagatgAAAGATGCCATCAGTGAAAAAATCAAGTTCGTCCCAGCTAAATCCAGGCGTAAAGAATGGATAGAGGATGAGAGTGGAAGAGCAGTCCTAGCAAAAAGGCCCAGTACAGCAATAGGCAGACAGAGAAAGTTTGGGAAACAACGGCGGTCCAGGTCAGAGGAGTCCCTCAGGAGCCAGGCAGAGGACCCAACACTCCTAGAGCTTCAGAGGACTCAAAAGGAGCTCAGCAAAAGGCTGGAAATGTTATGTGGAAAGGATCTAGCTAACAACCTGGAGCTTTGGAAATCAAGAACTGCACCTTATTTGCAGAACGAACAAATTACATCTAGGTCCTCCCGCAAGCTGAAGGCAGGCCTCTCAAAAAATTTCAGCATCCTGCCTAACCAGGATAAAGTCCCTTTGCTCACATCTGATCAAAATCCTGTCCTTCCAGTGAATGAAAAGAGAGTCAGGGAGCCTGTGACAGCTACTGTGCCTACCCAGGAGACACCAGGAGGCAAAGAAAATGGGCCTGCTGGAGCACAAATGTTGAGTGGCAGCAGCTGTACCTCCCGGCAGTCTGTCAAAAAACTGATTGAAACCTTCAGTCCTAGTGGTGATCTTGCAAAAACCACACCTCTAAGATCCTTAGGACCAATAAAGTGCATCAGAAAATTTGGACTTCCAGTCATCCCACCCACCACTCCCTTTCAGAGAGGCCTGGCACCTTTAAATCGTATTTCACCAGTAGAAGACACAAACACCAACAATGTTTCTTCTAGCTTTCCAAATGCCTTTCTTCCTGCACCACCTGCAGAATTAAGCAAGAAGGACACAAAAGAAGAGACCAGTGAAGACATTGAGAACCTGCCACCACCACCGCCTGAAATGTTAATGGACACTTCTTCTGAAAATTTATCTGAGCCTGAAGAAACTGCAAGTAGAGAAGGAAACTCTTCAGAAGATGCCAAGAAGATCACCAAACCAGAACTGCATGCTGCTAAGAGATCACAAGTTTCCCCAAAAATGAAAGCCTCCCTCCAGTCCATCGACTTGTTGCCAAGTAAAAATATCAGTGGCCCCAGTGGGGTGACTAATAAAGGTCTAAGGAGCAGCAGGCCAGGGGATGAGAAACAGCACAGGTACTCTCTGGAGCTGAACCCTACCAACGTGCACATCCCTAGCCAGGAGGAGATACTAGCAACCCAGAGGAAAGAGGCTGCGGATTTATACAAGCAAACCCATAAAATTATTCCTCTTCGAAATCCCAGTGAGGCTTCAAACCCcgagagcagcagctcagacagCAAGAGCCCCAGGTCCCCCGACCTGCTCCGGAGCAGCGAGAAAGGCTCCCTGTTCACCAGGAGGGTCTCCCCATCGAGAACTGCTCCTTCTTCACCCACCGAGAAACTGCTTTTCAGCCCCCCAGCGCACCACAGGCACTCTCTGCAGGCCTTTAGCAGCACGCAACCGAGCTCTCCCACCGTGCAGAGGAAACCCAGCCCCCCTTCTAGCCCCAGGATGCCCAGCCCACCTTTGCAGAAGAAACTGCCCTCTCCACCATCACAGCGAAAAGCGCTGAGCCCTCCTGTGGGGCAGAAGCAAAGCTCACCGGCAGCACAGCGGCTGGCAggctccccagctccatcccccagcaccccctcccctccagccTCCCCATCTCGCTCCTACAGGGGCCCAAGGGCCGGGCTGGATGCTGGGGATGAGCACCTGCTCTCCCCCTCCAAGAGGAGCAGCAATGTCCGTTCCATATTCTGCCCGGCCACCTCTTCCTTATTCGAAGCCAGAGCTCCAGCGGCACCCAGCAGAGGCTCAGCCGGGGTGCCCAGCCAGCTGGAAGCCGCAGCACACTCCCCGAAGGGCAGCCTGCTGTTCCGGCAGCCCGCAGACCGGACCAGGA